From a single Nicotiana tomentosiformis chromosome 2, ASM39032v3, whole genome shotgun sequence genomic region:
- the LOC104087068 gene encoding pectinesterase-like has product MATNSSQPLLDTPKTKSPSSKALYVLLSIAAIVGSVGLVSIWAINGSSPSTSLTADVCDQAHDQPSCLAMVSEVAPAGSMNTKTVDLLQMVLHKSSLKIHETIDLVRNVNSRINNGKEQAALADCLELMDLSRDRLMDSMMSLGNLSSQAHFDVHTWLSSILTNHVTCKDGLNAQAQSIMKPMLKDLIARAKTSLALMVKMAPSNTMDLPSVTHGLPSWVTSNDRRLLQLSANAITANVVVAKDGSGKFKTVKEAVASAPDNGKTRYVIYVKKGIYKENVEIGKKKKNVMLVGDGMDTTIITGNLNVVDGATTFNSATVAAVGDGFIAQDLQFQNTAGAAKHQAVALRVGADQSVINRCKIDAFQDTLYTHSLRQFYRDCYITGTVDFIFGNAAVVFQNSKIAARKPGSGQKNMVTAQGREDPNQNTGTSIQNCDIIASSDLAPVKGSVKTYLGRPWKAYSRTVFMQSNIGDHIDPEGWSVWDGDFALKTLYYGEYMNKGPGAGTSKRVKWPGYHVFSASEATKFTVSQLIQGGVWLKSTGVAYTEGL; this is encoded by the exons ATGGCTACTAATTCCTCTCAGCCATTGTTAGACACTCCCAAAACAAAATCCCCTTCTTCTAAAGCTCTCTATGTTCTTCTCTCCATAGCTGCTATTGTGGGCTCAGTTGGATTAGTTTCAATCTGGGCCATCAATGGCAGTAGCCCATCAACTTCCTTGACAGCCGATGTTTGTGATCAGGCCCATGATCAGCCATCTTGCTTGGCCATGGTGTCTGAGGTTGCACCTGCTGGTTCAATGAACACAAAAACAGTTGATTTGTTACAGATGGTTTTGCATAAATCATCGTTAAAAATCCACGAGACGATCGATTTAGTGAGAAATGTGAACAGTAGAATTAATAATGGCAAGGAGCAAGCAGCTCTAGCAGATTGTCTAGAGTTAATGGATTTGTCAAGGGACAGATTAATGGACTCCATGATGTCACTTGGGAACCTATCATCCCAAGCCCATTTTGATGTCCATACATGGCTAAGTAGCATTCTGACTAACCATGTTACTTGCAAAGATGGGCTAAATGCTCAGGCCCAGTCCATTATGAAGCCCATGTTGAAGGATTTGATAGCAAGGGCAAAGACTTCCTTAGCCTTGATGGTTAAAATGGCACCATCCAATACCATGGATCTTCCATCAGTTACACATGGATTGCCGTCATGGGTTACTTCTAATGATAGAAGGCTTTTGCAACTTTCTGCAAATGCCATAACAGCCAATGTTGTAGTGGCTAAAGATGGTAGCGGAAAATTCAAGACTGTAAAGGAAGCAGTTGCATCTGCTCCAGATAATGGCAAGACTCGTTATGTTATATATGTGAAAAAAGGAATATACAAAGAGAATGTTGAGATtgggaaaaagaagaaaaatgtgaTGCTTGTTGGTGATGGTATGGATACTACTATTATCACTGGCAACTTGAATGTTGTCGATGGTGCAACAACCTTCAACTCTGCAACCGTTG CTGCTGTTGGGGATGGATTCATAGCCCAAGATCTACAGTTTCAAAACACAGCAGGAGCAGCAAAACACCAAGCAGTAGCACTTCGTGTTGGAGCAGATCAATCAGTCATCAATCGTTGCAAAATAGATGCATTCCAAGACACCCTCTACACTCACAGCCTTCGTCAATTCTATAGAGATTGTTACATCACTGGCACTGTTGATTTCATCTTTGGTAATGCTGCAGTTGTGTTCCAAAACTCGAAAATCGCAGCACGAAAGCCCGGGAGTGGACAAAAGAACATGGTTACAGCTCAAGGTCGTGAAGATCCAAACCAAAATACAGGAACTTCAATCCAAAATTGTGACATTATTGCTAGCTCAGACCTTGCACCAGTGAAAGGGTCGGTTAAGACATATTTGGGTCGTCCATGGAAAGCGTACTCACGAACTGTATTTATGCAGTCCAATATTGGAgaccatattgacccagaaggTTGGTCAGTATGGGATGGTGATTTTGCATTGAAAACATTATATTATGGTGAGTACATGAACAAAGGACCTGGAGCTGGAACTAGTAAGAGAGTGAAGTGGCCTGGTTATCATGTTTTCAGTGCTTCAGAGGCGACGAAATTCACAGTAAGTCAGCTGATTCAAGGAGGAGTATGGTTGAAATCTACTGGTGTCGCTTACACTGAGGGCTTGTGA